CCACCGGACAGCACGTAGTTTTCCGCTGCCGTCTGAATGTCCTCCGCGGACTCCACCAGTCGACCGACCGCCAGCTCCGGCACGTTCAGGAAGCGGTTGAACCAGCGAACCGGGTCGATGTCGCCGTAGGTGTCGTCCGACAGGAAGTTTCGGTTGATCATCGAGCCAAACAGCGCGTTGTCGGCAAACGTGGTGGCAAAGGTGGACTCGTTGGCGATCGCCGTCTCGTCACCCTTACGCTGGAACGGAATCACCTCGTCTGAACCCACGATGGTCACGTAGGCGAGCTGCGGGGAGGTCGCCCGCCGCTGTTCCAGGTAGGCGGTAATCGCGTTGACCACGCTGTTGGCGGCGTCCACGTCGCACGGATCCAGATCCCAGGCCGCGTAGTTCACGCCGGCGATGGTGGACACGTCCACCACAACACCGTCGACGATACCCGGAGCGCTGACCAAGGCATTGATCGCCGCAAGCGCTTCGTCTGCCGCGGCGGCACCGCCGCCGTTCAGCGCTTCTTCGCTCTGCGCCAGGCGCTGCCAGTTCACCAGGAACACCGCGTTGGTCGCCGGCGTCCAGCTGCCGGCGGCGGCCCAGGTCTGCGGACCGGTAGCGGTTCCCGGCCAGGTTCGGGACGGACACTGCGTCACCGGCACCTCCGGCGTGACCTTGATCCGGAGGGTATACGGATCGTCAGACACCGAGCCGTTGTAGCCCGATACCTGGATGGTGAACGGATCGCCGTCGGAGATCGCTGAGACCTCCTCGTCATTGTTGTCCCGGTTGGTCGACAGAGACGACAGCGGTAGGACACCGATGTTGATGTCTTCCAGCGAATCCGGTTCCTCCGTCTGGTTGCCGGCGAAGTTGATGCCGTCATCCTCAAACGGAATGGAGTCGAGCGACGCGGCTTCCACCAGCTGCCCTTTTGCCTCGATAGCCGACAGGGGCTCGTAAAGGAGCAGATCGTTGTCGCCGGTCGGGTTGCTCATGAAGACCGTGACTCGGCTGCCGCTGGGCGGCGCGCCGATGCGGAAGTAATCGTTGTCATCTGGCGTGCTGATGTGGCCGAGGATGAGCTGATCCGGATCGGGGGTTGGCGGGAAATTGATGTTGTCCGACTCGTTGATGAAGCTCGGCACCACTTCCACAGCCGCCGCGGTGGCGTCGGCCGTGGCGGCGGGCAGGCCGCCTAGGTCCAGGCTGGCCTCGGCGGGAAAGTCGCCCAGCGTCAGCGGCGGCACGGCCACAAACTGCAGCGTGTTGTCGCTGAAGGCGCCGGGATCCACCGGGCCGAAACTCATGGTGACCGTGCCCTCCCCCGCGTTGGGCGTCATGAGCGGATCAGGCACCGGCGACATCATCGTGCTGCCGCCGCCCTGGCTCTGGGTCATGAACTGCGTTGAGCCCGGCACCAGGTAGAACTGGTCCGACACGGTCACGTTCACCGTCACCGGCTCGACCAGCGTGCCGTTGAGCTCGAAGTCGACGGCGTAGCCAATAAAGTTGTCCGCCGCAAATTCCTGCGGGTTTAGCTCCGACAGCGAGAGGTTTTCCCACGGGAAGTCGGAACGCAGCACGAGCGATATCAGCAGCTGGCCGAAAGTCAGGTTGCCCGGATTGGCCACCTCACCGAGGGTCTCCGGGTCACCCGGCTCGATGCCAAAGAGATACTCCAGCGTGAAGGCGTCGAGCAGTTCGCCATAGAGGATGTCGCCGAACTGCGGCGAGGGGAAAAACGACGACAGGGGTGCGTCCGCAATCACCTGGCCGGCGACAAACGCGTCGCCAACGGTGTTGCAGCCTTCGCAGGCGACGCCGTCGATCAGGAACGACGACAGCGGGAATGATGACAGCGGCAGCGACGACAGCGGGAACGACGACAGCGGGAAGGACGACAGCGGCGTCGCGGCAAACGTCGACTCGCCGGCCGCCAGCAGCGCCGTGATCAGCTCACCGAAATCGGATCCATTGTTCACACCCAGGTCACCGCAGGTGGCCTGTCCCTCAGCGAGCGCGGCCGTGTCGTAATAGTCGCAGAACAGCTGGCCACCCACGTCGAACGACGACAGCGGGAACGAGGACAGCGGGAACGACGACAGCGGCGCACCGGCCACGTCCGCAAAGTCGAGCTGAAATGACGACAAGGGAACGTTGGCGATGTCGAATGACGACAGCGGGAACGACGACAGTGGCGTCGCCGCCAGCGACGTGGTGCCGAGATCCCTAAGCGCGGATACCAGGTCCAGCAGGCCGGCGGTCGAAGGATCGATACCCAAATCGGTGCAGGTCGGCTGGCTGTCCGCCTGCGCCAGCGCGTTATAGAAGTCGCAGAACGGCTCACCGCCCACTTCAAATGACGACAGCGGCAGCGACGACAGCGGGAACGACGACAGCGGGAATGACGACAGCGGCGCGGCCAGCAGGTCGAACGACGACAGCGGGAACGACGACAAGGGGAATGACGATAACGGGAACGACGACAGCGGCAGCGACGATAACGGGAACGACGACAGCGGGAATGACGACAGCGGGAACGACGACAGCGGCAGTGACGACAGCGGGAACGACGACAGCGGCGCTTCGGTGATGCCGAACGATGACAGCGGGAACGACGACAGCGGCAGGCTGGACAGCGGCAGTGAAGACAGCGGCGCGCCCCGAACCTGCAGACTGACGACAGTGTCGCTGCTCTGGCAGTCGGTAAACCCATCACCGGCCAGAGCGCCACAAACCGAGGCGCTGCTGCCGGCGTTGTTCAGCCATTCATCGAGGATCCCCACGGTGATTTCATCGCCGAGGGTCAAGCCAGCCAGCGACAGTGAAGACAGCGGCGACTGCTGAATCGCCAGCGATCCCAGCGTGATGTTATCCAGCAGATCAGACGGCGCGTCGGGCGCTTCCAGCACCTGCTGCAGCGTGATGTTCTGCAGCGGCGCGCCGGCCAGCGACGGCACCTGCTCAATCACCTCTGCCCAGCCGCCCGGCTCGCTCAGGAGCGGGAACGACGACAAGGGGAATGACGACAGCGGGGCCCCGGTGACGGCAAACGACGATAGGGGAAACGACGACAGCGGGAAGGACGACAGCGGTGACGCCTGCAGGTCCAGCGACGACAGCGGGAACGATGACAGCGGGAACGACGACAGCGGTGCCGCTTCTGGCGGGTTCGCGTTGTCACCCACCACACCCGTGAGCGTTTCGATCGGGATATCGATCAGCGGGATGTTCTCGACACCCGGCTGGGTGACGCTGGTTGTGACGCTCAGCAGCGCGTTGTCGATGGTGGCGGGAATCGCAGATCCTTCAAAGGCTCCAATGTCACAATCCGGGCCTTCGGGGCGATTGACGCCGCGCTGGTCGACCAATTCACATTTTGTCTCGTTTTCAAACAGGAAGTTGGAGATGCGCTGTTCACCGCCGATGCCCGTCAGGACGCTGGCCGCGCCGGTAAAGCCAACAAACACGTCGCCGTCGGCATTCACGTCGGCCAGCGACAGGATGTCGACCGTTGCCGACACGTTAGGCAGCGCTGGCCTGGTCACGGTCAGACCCGACTGTTCAGCCAGCCTGACTTCGAGCAGGTTGGTATCGGCGTCGTAGTCCAGCCAAACGTTCCAGCGGTTGCCGCTGGACAGGACGCCGCGACTGCCAAAGTACTGAACCGCAATGCTGTCCATGCTGCCGTTGACGTTGATGCCGACGTGGTCCTCATCGAGCTCGTTGGCGCCGACACCCTCACCGTTCAGCCAGGTATCAAACTCGACGGAAACGCCCGGCACCTGAGGACCAGCGGGCTGGTAGCCGGGCTGGCCGAGGTCGTCGAACGAGCCGATACCCAGCGCGCCGCCGCCATCGGTGAGCAGCGTCGGATCATCGGTAAAGGTAATGGTTAGGCCGTCAGCCGCGTTCCCCCCTGAACCGGGGACAATGCGGAAGGAGAACAGGGCCTCGAAGTCAGAAGTCACGTCCACCGGGTTGGTCAGGTAGGCAGAACCAACGGTTCCGCCGGCATTGGAACCGGCAAGCAGGATTTCGTTGCCAGGCTGCAACGGCGACTGATTGTCGACCAGCGTGGTTGAACCCCGGGTCGTAAAATCCGCCAGGTCGGGGAAATCGAAGAACACCACCTCGGATGGCCCACCGGCGTCCTGCGCCGGGCTGCCGGGCAGCAGCGCATGGGTTTCCGTAGGACCACCGTTGTCGGCGAGCAGGCCAATCAGCGGGTCGCCGATGAGGTCGTTCGGCGCCAGGATCTGGCACGGATTGACGTCATAGATGTTGAAACCGCCTGACAGCACCTGGTCGCAGTCGCTTGTCACACCCGTATTGCCGGAGAACAGGCTGTTGCGGAAATTCAGCGGGCCCTGCCCGATCTCGGCATAGAGCGCTCCGGCATCGGGCGCCGTATTAAACGCGAAGGTCACGTTGTTCACGTTGGCGCTGCCGCCGGCAAACACGGCAACCGCACCGCCGTCACCGGTGTTACCCGGACCGGGATTTACGACGTTCCCGCTGAGCGTGCTGTTGGAGAGGTTCAGCGTGCCCGTCGAGGCAACGGCGCCGCCGCGTGGCTCAACGCCCGGGTCAGTCACCGAGTTGGAGACCAGGGTTGAACGCGCAACGGAAAGGATGCCCTCGTTGTAGATGGCGCCACCGTCTCCCGAGTTCGATCCGCTGATGGTGGAGTCAGCCAGGATCAGCTCCAGCGTCGCTGCGCTATAGATTGCGCCGCCTTGACCTGCACCGTCGCCTGCTTCAGTCGCCTGGTTGTTGATGAACTGCGTGTCTTCAATGAGCCCGATGACCCCGCGGAACTCCAGCGCACCGCCTTGGCCGGAAAAGCTCAGCCCGCCTTCGCCAACCGTATTGCCGACCAGGAGACCATCAAAGAGCTGCATCTGGCCCGTGCCCGGAGCATCCAGCGAAATCGCGCCACCGGCGCTTCGAGCCGTATTGGTCTCGAAGACGTCGGTGTTCGACACCAGCGTCGATGCAAAAATGGCGCCGCCATTAACCGTCGTGGAGTTGTTTCTGAAGGTGTTGTCAGTTGAGTTCAGCGTGCCCAGTGGGGACCGGATCGCACCGCCCGGTCCAAAAGGCGCTGCGTTGGTGAGGAACGATGAGTTGGTGATCGTGGCGCCGAGCACAAGGTTGATCGCGCCGCCGCCGCCGCCCGCATCGTTGGCCTCAAAGGTGGTGTCGTTGATGGTCGCTGGGCCGCCGGCGATATTGATGGCCCCACCTTGCCCGCTATTAGGATCGGCAGAGTTCAGATTCATGAATCCGCAGTCCATGTTCAGACTGCTGGCCAGCGACTCCTGGTGGATGCCTCCACCGTTGACCGCCGAGTTGTCGGAGAACTGCGTGTACGTCACCGTGAGCGCAGCCTGAGTCCAGAGCCCGCCACCGTTGCCGTTCACAGCCTGGTTGTTGGAAATAAAGTTGGTCCCCTGGCCCACCGGGGCCGGAATCGTGCAGGCCGGCGCACCAATCCGCAGCGTCGACGCCTGCGAGTAGATACCCCCGCCGTCGTTGACAGCAATGTTGTTGGCGATGGTGGTGTTGTTGATGACCACCGTCTGGCTGCCGTCGAGGTAAATGCCGCCACCATTGGTCCCGGCAGAGTTGCTGAGAATTTCGCTGTTCGTCAGCGTCAAATTGCTGCTCGACTCAACAAAGATTCCGCCGCCGACTACGCCGGCGCTGTTGTTGTCGATCCGAACGTTGTCGAGCACTACGTCGAGAAACGGACTCTGGATGTCGATGCCGGCACCCTGGCCGGCAAAGTTTGCACCGGTCACGCGAATGCCGGTCATGGTGAAGCTCTCGGTGGCAAACACGCCCTGCGTGCCCAGCCCGGTGACGTCGATGACAACATTGTCCGGCCCGGAACCCTGCAGCGTGATGCCGCTGTTGGCGAGCGTAATGGACTCGGTGTAGATACCGTCGGGGACCACTACGGTCCCGCCCGGCGCCGCCGCATCGACTAATGCCTGCAGGGGACCAACACTCGGCTGCAGCTCAAACGCACCCGCGTCGCAGGCGTTCAGCTGCGGCCGGGACACACCGCGCTGGTCGGTTGTAGTCCCGGTGCCGCCGCAGGTCGGATCGTTCAGACCGGAGTCGACCGCTGGGCTGGACGGATCCAGCGCCCGGGTAAAGGTCGGTCCACCGTTATCTTGCAGCGGGCCCAGCAGTGGTTCCAGAGGCGAGGCGGGGGTTCCCCACTGGTCACCCACCGCCTGGAGCGCGCCGCAGTTAAGATCGCTGCGCAGGATGTTGTAGCCAGCAGACACGATACTTGTGCTGTCGCCGAGGCAATTCTGGCCACCCTGGTTAAACGCCAGCAGGCTGTTGCTGATGGTGGCGATGCCGCTGACGGGACCCACTTCGCCCCAAAGGCCGGTGCGGTAGTTGTTGGAAATCGTGCTGAGAGTGGCGTTGACCGTGTATGGCGTTCCAGAGCCCCTCTGCACTGCGATGGCGCCAACGCCGACGCTGTCAGACAGCGTGACGTTGAGCATATCAATGGCACCTCGGGAGTAAACGCCGCCGATGGTGGCGATGCCGCCGAAGACCTGAAACTCAAGATCGAAACTTCCCGTCGTTTCGGTGCAGCGATAACCCGCGCCGTCAGGATAGGAATCGAGAGAATTCACGATGAAAGATCGCGATCCGGGAAAGTTCATTTCTACGGCGTAGGTTGCGCCCACGGCAACGCTGATGGGCGCATCCAGCGTAAAGTCCAGATCGAGATTGGTGCCTGAAGGCGTTCCCTGGGGAATCAGGGCGCTTGCGTTGGCAATGACCGGACCGGTAGGTCCGCCGCTGCGCACAAAGCCGGTTACCGGGATATCGGTAGCAACTACGCCAGTATTTCCCACCGCATTCAGAAAGCGGAACCCTGACAGCGCCTCCTGCGTCGCCACAAAGGTCTGGCCGACAAAACCGCGTTGGAGGGTTGGACTGAAGCAGCTGCTCCCCGGGAGATCGGGGTTGCCATAGTTATCAACGGCCAGGATGGGGTTGACGCCGGCGTTACGGATAATCGCCGAGTCGACGATATTGATGGCGCCGTCGGAGGTCGCGGCCACGGAACCGCCAGCCGGGCTGCGTGACCAGTTCTGATCGACGTTCACACGGGTCAGGTTGAGGACGGAGGTGATGCCCTCGGACAGCACCGCTGCGCCCTCGCCGTCGGTGCTGTTCCGAATAAACTCGGTGTCGGTCACGTTGACGGTCGCATTAACGCTCGCCAGACCACCCCCGGCCGCTTGGGCAGTGTTGTTTTCCAGCCGCGAACCGTTCAGGTCGAGGCTGGCGTCCTGCACTAAGATCCCGCCACCCAGATCAGCGCCGACCACCAGGCCGTTGATCACCACAACGTCGTTGATAGTGGCAACCGTGCTGGCATTAATCACCGCAATGCCGCGATCGCCATCGGCGTCTACCAGCGAGTCGTTGAAGTCAAGCGTCAGGCTACGGTCGACCAACAGCGGCGTAGTCAGTACATAGGTGTCATTGAGTATGTTCAGCGTATCGCCCGCAACAACGGTGCCATTGTCCGCGAGGGCTGCCTCCGGCGAATCGTAGTCACACGACGCTGGGTTGGTCGGTGGACACACCGTATGGGTTGTTTGGGCTTGCACACCAACGCTTAGGGAAAGCAGCAGCAAGGCTAAGGGAGAAAGTACCAGGAGTCGTCCACACAGGGAGACTCCACGACCAGAAAGACCGCGGTTACGCATGACGAACATCCTTTCGTTGACCCACACAACGCCAGCTCAAACCGGGTTTCTTACGCCGCGTGCTTGCGGCGGTGAACCTCTTCTTTGAAATGTTTGGCAGCCTGTGAATTATCCCTCGTGGCACGGTGCTGCCCGGTATACTCCACGTTGCGATCATTCAACGGGAGGTTGCATACGCTGCGCACACGCCATGGACCGGCTCGCCTTATTCATACTGTTCCTGCTGCTCCTGGCATCAAACGCCTGGTCTCAGGAATCTTTCCTGAAACAAGAGCACTGGCTGCTCGACCAGTTCGATGTGGACGACGGCCTGCCGGTGAACGGCGTCAACGCGCTCGCCTGGGGGCCCGAGGGTTATCTTTGGATTGCCACCTTTGATGGGCTGGCGCGGTTCGACGGTGAGCAGTTTGTTGTTTTCGATCGAGCCTCCAATCCGGAGCTGCCCGGCAATCGACTTGTGCGCATGCTCTGGTCTCACGGCTACCTGTGGATAGTGACGGCGGACCAGCGGCTGGTACGCATGACTTCACCCGGCCAGTTCGAGCTGGTGGACGAATCGCTGGGCTTACCCCACCCACAGGTCGGGCGGCTGCTGGCAACCGATCGGGCCCTCTATGTCGGGACGCTGGCAGGCGTAGCCAAGCTGCGGTCGGACGGCACGTTCGAGCCGTTTGTCGAGTCGTTCACGGGCCCCGTCCAGTCGTTGGCTCACTGGCCCAACCAGGGACTGGCTGTGGGCACAAAAAATGGACAGCTGGTGTTGCTCAAGCAAGGCGAGCCACCGCGCTCCCTGCCCATGCCCCAGGGGCTCGGGCGCGTCAGCAGCCTGGCCTATTTCGAAGGCCTGATGGCGGTTGGTGCGTCCGGCGGCGCCGCGCTGCTGGACCGCACCGGCATCCAGAATTTTTACGCCTTGAAACAGGGCCCCATGGAGTCGGTGCGTGTCATCGCGGCCGAAGATCGCCTGCTCGCATTTGCCTACCCAAACCAGCTCCGCTGGCAGGAAGGGCGCTGGGTACGGACCGGATCGATGCCGCGGCACCCGATCGATGCCGGCTCGATGGTCGTGAAGAGCGCTGACGGCGCCTGGTGGAACAACCACCTGTATGAGCTAGAGCGAAACGGTCAAACGGTTTTTCAAACCGACAGCATCATCAGCGATTTTGTTACCTCCTCGGACGGCCACGCATGGATTGCGACCAACGGGGCGGGGCTTTTCCGCCTGCGGCCGCGACCGGTGTTGAACGTCGGCCAGGAACAGGGCCTGATCAACGACAACCTCTACGCCGTCACCCAGGAAAACGACAAGCTGCTGGCGGGTAGCGTAGACCCGGTGGCGTACCAGGTGTCGCTGGCTGGCCCGACAGCTGTCGTCGAACCACTTGAAGCTGAGGATGGCTACTACACCTTTCTAACCGATAGCCAAGGCAACCGCTGGCGCGCTGGCGCCCGCATCTGCGTGGTCGCGCAGGGGCAGGACGACTGTCGAAATATTGATTCCCTGACCAACGTCCAGCGCCACCAGTTCGTTTACGCGTTGCTGGAAGATTCGAAGGGCAACATCTGGGTTGGTGCAGAGCAATCGTTAGCCCTGAGAGATAAAACGAACCTCTGGAGACTGGTCGAACTGCCGTGGGTAAAGCTGGAGGTGGGCTTTCGCACTGGCCTAGAAACACCCGACGGCACGGTCTGGTTCGGCAGCAGCGGCGGCGGGATTGTGCTGTTTGATGAGGGTGTGGCAACACGCGTGATCGACAGCAGCGCCGGTCTGTCATCCAATCGCATCCGGTCTTTGTATTTTGACGCTGAGAGCAACTCGGTTTGGGCCGGCACCGAAGATGGCGGCATCTGCCGCATTCGGAGCTGGCAATCCGCGCCCGACATACGCTGTATCTCCACCCGGCAGGGACTGTGGAGCGACGGCGTGCACAAGATGCTCGACGACAGCCAGGGCAGGCTTTGGATGTCCAGCAATGACGGCCTCTTCTACGCCCCAACAAGCTCCCTGAATGCGGTGGCTGACGGCACGGCCGACTGGGTGCTCGGCATGGCGTTCGATGAAAGTGACGGCATGGCTAACCGGGAGGCCAACGGCGGCGGCCAAAGTGCCGGTCTCAAAACCGACGACGGCTGGCTTTGGTTTCCGACCCAGGAAGGTCTTGCCGGCATTATACCCGCCAACGTGGCGGCGCCCTCAGATACCCGGGTTCGAATCGACGGCATCATCTATGAGTCGGTGCCGCAGCAGGCCACCCGAACTTTTGAAGTGCAGCCGGAAAACCGAAACCTGGAAGTCCGCTATTCCACCGCCAGCTTTGGCAATCGGAAACGTATCCGCTATCGCTATCGGCTGGGCGGTTCGGGCAGCGCCTGGCTCGACGCCGGGCAGCGGACCTTCGCCAGCCTCACGTCCCTGCCGGCGGGCACAATCGTCTTTGAGGTGGAAGCCAGCGGCGAAGACGGGGGCTGGTCAGGACAGCGTGACCGGCTAACTCTGCAGGTTCTGCCCCACCTTCATGAGACGCTCGGCTTCCGGATCTTCCTGGCGCTGCTGGCGACCAGCCTGATTCTGACCGCCGCCTGGTGGCGAATCCGGCAGCTCAGCATGCGGCAACGAGAGCTCCAGCTCGCCGTCGATGAACGGACGAGCGAGCTGTCCAAGGCGGTTGATCAGATCAGCCGGCAGAAAGACGAAATCGAAGCCAGCGCCAAGTCACGGACCCGGCTCTTCGGCAGTATCAGCCATGAGCTTCGAACGCCGCTGTCGCTGATTCTCGGTCCGCTGGAGGAGCGGTCGCGGAGGCGACGGCCGGTGACGGCGGAAGATGAGTCAATGATGCTGCGCAACGCGCGCAGGCTGAGCCGGATGGTTGACCAGATTCTTGATCTGGAACGAGTGGAGTCTGGGGTGATGGCGCTCAATCTTGAGCCGGTCAGCTGCGGCGCGCTGGTTCGGGCCGTTGCTGAGCCATTCTCTCAGCTGGCCGCCGACAAATGTCTGGCTTGGAAACTGGACATATC
The nucleotide sequence above comes from Pseudomonadota bacterium. Encoded proteins:
- a CDS encoding ATP-binding protein encodes the protein MDRLALFILFLLLLASNAWSQESFLKQEHWLLDQFDVDDGLPVNGVNALAWGPEGYLWIATFDGLARFDGEQFVVFDRASNPELPGNRLVRMLWSHGYLWIVTADQRLVRMTSPGQFELVDESLGLPHPQVGRLLATDRALYVGTLAGVAKLRSDGTFEPFVESFTGPVQSLAHWPNQGLAVGTKNGQLVLLKQGEPPRSLPMPQGLGRVSSLAYFEGLMAVGASGGAALLDRTGIQNFYALKQGPMESVRVIAAEDRLLAFAYPNQLRWQEGRWVRTGSMPRHPIDAGSMVVKSADGAWWNNHLYELERNGQTVFQTDSIISDFVTSSDGHAWIATNGAGLFRLRPRPVLNVGQEQGLINDNLYAVTQENDKLLAGSVDPVAYQVSLAGPTAVVEPLEAEDGYYTFLTDSQGNRWRAGARICVVAQGQDDCRNIDSLTNVQRHQFVYALLEDSKGNIWVGAEQSLALRDKTNLWRLVELPWVKLEVGFRTGLETPDGTVWFGSSGGGIVLFDEGVATRVIDSSAGLSSNRIRSLYFDAESNSVWAGTEDGGICRIRSWQSAPDIRCISTRQGLWSDGVHKMLDDSQGRLWMSSNDGLFYAPTSSLNAVADGTADWVLGMAFDESDGMANREANGGGQSAGLKTDDGWLWFPTQEGLAGIIPANVAAPSDTRVRIDGIIYESVPQQATRTFEVQPENRNLEVRYSTASFGNRKRIRYRYRLGGSGSAWLDAGQRTFASLTSLPAGTIVFEVEASGEDGGWSGQRDRLTLQVLPHLHETLGFRIFLALLATSLILTAAWWRIRQLSMRQRELQLAVDERTSELSKAVDQISRQKDEIEASAKSRTRLFGSISHELRTPLSLILGPLEERSRRRRPVTAEDESMMLRNARRLSRMVDQILDLERVESGVMALNLEPVSCGALVRAVAEPFSQLAADKCLAWKLDISNGCPVLGDREQLEKVFSNLFSNAVKYTPKGGQIQVTCRTSDGRVLISVEDSGPGIAKRDRAEAFARFSRLKRDAHEPGTGIGLSLVQELVELHQGLVSIKTSEALGGAMLLLDFPAVEAFSEPPAAPNGQRKALVVDDNPDFRTYVASILDESFVVLQAAGGVEGLKLAREELPDVLVTDVMMPDLDGMAMVAELRQGGDEAAIPVVFLTARGGANDEIAALAAGGDQFLAKPFDSEVLLARVNAVMASADRVRVRALPTCPECGQETKPEARPELEQRIRGIVMEHLDDPELSVSSIASALGMSRSNLFRQVKSELQTTPTLLIRRIRLEAARAWLDDMDLSISEIGYGAGFSSLSSFGRAFREQYGISASAYRQRQSAPRAEAEEADAGTV
- a CDS encoding choice-of-anchor Q domain-containing protein, translated to MQAQTTHTVCPPTNPASCDYDSPEAALADNGTVVAGDTLNILNDTYVLTTPLLVDRSLTLDFNDSLVDADGDRGIAVINASTVATINDVVVINGLVVGADLGGGILVQDASLDLNGSRLENNTAQAAGGGLASVNATVNVTDTEFIRNSTDGEGAAVLSEGITSVLNLTRVNVDQNWSRSPAGGSVAATSDGAINIVDSAIIRNAGVNPILAVDNYGNPDLPGSSCFSPTLQRGFVGQTFVATQEALSGFRFLNAVGNTGVVATDIPVTGFVRSGGPTGPVIANASALIPQGTPSGTNLDLDFTLDAPISVAVGATYAVEMNFPGSRSFIVNSLDSYPDGAGYRCTETTGSFDLEFQVFGGIATIGGVYSRGAIDMLNVTLSDSVGVGAIAVQRGSGTPYTVNATLSTISNNYRTGLWGEVGPVSGIATISNSLLAFNQGGQNCLGDSTSIVSAGYNILRSDLNCGALQAVGDQWGTPASPLEPLLGPLQDNGGPTFTRALDPSSPAVDSGLNDPTCGGTGTTTDQRGVSRPQLNACDAGAFELQPSVGPLQALVDAAAPGGTVVVPDGIYTESITLANSGITLQGSGPDNVVIDVTGLGTQGVFATESFTMTGIRVTGANFAGQGAGIDIQSPFLDVVLDNVRIDNNSAGVVGGGIFVESSSNLTLTNSEILSNSAGTNGGGIYLDGSQTVVINNTTIANNIAVNDGGGIYSQASTLRIGAPACTIPAPVGQGTNFISNNQAVNGNGGGLWTQAALTVTYTQFSDNSAVNGGGIHQESLASSLNMDCGFMNLNSADPNSGQGGAINIAGGPATINDTTFEANDAGGGGGAINLVLGATITNSSFLTNAAPFGPGGAIRSPLGTLNSTDNTFRNNSTTVNGGAIFASTLVSNTDVFETNTARSAGGAISLDAPGTGQMQLFDGLLVGNTVGEGGLSFSGQGGALEFRGVIGLIEDTQFINNQATEAGDGAGQGGAIYSAATLELILADSTISGSNSGDGGAIYNEGILSVARSTLVSNSVTDPGVEPRGGAVASTGTLNLSNSTLSGNVVNPGPGNTGDGGAVAVFAGGSANVNNVTFAFNTAPDAGALYAEIGQGPLNFRNSLFSGNTGVTSDCDQVLSGGFNIYDVNPCQILAPNDLIGDPLIGLLADNGGPTETHALLPGSPAQDAGGPSEVVFFDFPDLADFTTRGSTTLVDNQSPLQPGNEILLAGSNAGGTVGSAYLTNPVDVTSDFEALFSFRIVPGSGGNAADGLTITFTDDPTLLTDGGGALGIGSFDDLGQPGYQPAGPQVPGVSVEFDTWLNGEGVGANELDEDHVGINVNGSMDSIAVQYFGSRGVLSSGNRWNVWLDYDADTNLLEVRLAEQSGLTVTRPALPNVSATVDILSLADVNADGDVFVGFTGAASVLTGIGGEQRISNFLFENETKCELVDQRGVNRPEGPDCDIGAFEGSAIPATIDNALLSVTTSVTQPGVENIPLIDIPIETLTGVVGDNANPPEAAPLSSFPLSSFPLSSLDLQASPLSSFPLSSFPLSSFAVTGAPLSSFPLSSFPLLSEPGGWAEVIEQVPSLAGAPLQNITLQQVLEAPDAPSDLLDNITLGSLAIQQSPLSSLSLAGLTLGDEITVGILDEWLNNAGSSASVCGALAGDGFTDCQSSDTVVSLQVRGAPLSSLPLSSLPLSSFPLSSFGITEAPLSSFPLSSLPLSSFPLSSFPLSSFPLSSLPLSSFPLSSFPLSSFPLSSFDLLAAPLSSFPLSSFPLSSLPLSSFEVGGEPFCDFYNALAQADSQPTCTDLGIDPSTAGLLDLVSALRDLGTTSLAATPLSSFPLSSFDIANVPLSSFQLDFADVAGAPLSSFPLSSFPLSSFDVGGQLFCDYYDTAALAEGQATCGDLGVNNGSDFGELITALLAAGESTFAATPLSSFPLSSFPLSSLPLSSFPLSSFLIDGVACEGCNTVGDAFVAGQVIADAPLSSFFPSPQFGDILYGELLDAFTLEYLFGIEPGDPETLGEVANPGNLTFGQLLISLVLRSDFPWENLSLSELNPQEFAADNFIGYAVDFELNGTLVEPVTVNVTVSDQFYLVPGSTQFMTQSQGGGSTMMSPVPDPLMTPNAGEGTVTMSFGPVDPGAFSDNTLQFVAVPPLTLGDFPAEASLDLGGLPAATADATAAAVEVVPSFINESDNINFPPTPDPDQLILGHISTPDDNDYFRIGAPPSGSRVTVFMSNPTGDNDLLLYEPLSAIEAKGQLVEAASLDSIPFEDDGINFAGNQTEEPDSLEDINIGVLPLSSLSTNRDNNDEEVSAISDGDPFTIQVSGYNGSVSDDPYTLRIKVTPEVPVTQCPSRTWPGTATGPQTWAAAGSWTPATNAVFLVNWQRLAQSEEALNGGGAAAADEALAAINALVSAPGIVDGVVVDVSTIAGVNYAAWDLDPCDVDAANSVVNAITAYLEQRRATSPQLAYVTIVGSDEVIPFQRKGDETAIANESTFATTFADNALFGSMINRNFLSDDTYGDIDPVRWFNRFLNVPELAVGRLVESAEDIQTAAENYVLSGGVLTPTTALSAGYDFIADASTDIQQTFGSYGLESTPLIDFPNAADPWDRVDFLTAAGLTNNTARDVVSFNMHFDYDEALPSSGDASGNYSTNLINVGDLTGNDLTGRVWFTVGCHSGINVADISVPSTQSSQDWSQTLNSLGAVYVGQAAYGLGDTVALALTERLLANFARNLNGNVTAGQAHAFAKQEYFSDLGVYGEYDYKALQASVYFGLPMYQIQNPTPIDEPLPTLRPTLNDPISGLASASISLASPLDYDVDFVNTDKGRLYSAEGATVEGDVQFVHYRPLQPIIGVDVTSDNPGEVARSAFITGLTTRDEIVPDMAFARPVIDEGALEPEIETDEVVFPTSFTNVVGYRVPADPGPFEDRQQLNIITGQYTSNAGEDFGTQRIFESVDVQVFYQPAPVTALKNAAAKNSGGDDIRPELDNINASVVQAGSGFQAAFTVEATDASPGVVTRVAVLYRQSFDGVNSTWVLEDLVQSGSTSTWTGGGAVNNSGLINGEVDYLVQALDSGGNVANSTFKGTFYVAEQTPLPPPPGGGNNGTFGIDLEDTNGVDVNPGEWSRSQPVIVSVTNQAPGVAYEFAVDSPNFQPLTGDIAVAGEGVHFVSVREVGGDNAVTFNVLIDTVSPGVVIASPADGQFFEVGGDVAADYECLDSGSGPASCLGPVASGQPVPAASVGTQTFTVTSTDFAGNAPTSQTNSYFVVEPLEVEASDETIAVGTPLEISGVITDLGDFTETVTVDWGDGTSETLDLTEDNETLTFVAEHEYEEANADIAVVVTASFGTEFEQSKTLEINVIGPVGLWAQDRWSWGIDWSGGSGTVEGLMHSNSDIRITGSDKTINGPTRYADRLIVRGRRQEFAVEPEQVDRAPWPFSYKIGDYRPGGAVAEALGDDFHDMTHECNRWGWWRLKRNAAPGLYWVPCDVFVEGSRVEANVTIVSNDNIRITGSRHKITPFVDDLAFFTNIFSSNAIRFSASRTEIGGYMIARRGRARLNGSRQDVGCGVAAAELLISSSQRTFGQDCAPLED